The following nucleotide sequence is from Psychroserpens sp. Hel_I_66.
TCACCTACATATTGATATATTTCTGCATCATATTTAGTAATGATCCTATTAAGATAATAAAAGCAGTCTTGAATAAAACGACTGTATTTTAAATGACCCAATTCTTCCGCTATGGTAGTTGACGACTTCAAATCAATAAACATAAGAATGCGCTCAACTTCTCTAGGATTTCTGTAACGCCCTAAAATCATGTTTAAGATTACCCCTTTTCCAAATTTATTATTAGCAATTCTTAAAAAGGAAAACAACAAAGAGCATATTATAAAATATGCTGTAACCATCCAAAATATTCTATTAGTCAACCACCAGCCTCTATGATTGGGAAAATCTACGTTTATGTAGCCTTCTGCTAAATGAGCTACTAGTGTTAGAGAAAAAACTAAAAAAATAAAATATATAAACGATTTGAAAAGAACTATAAGTCCTAAGTGCAGTATCTTAGAGAGAAGTTTGTCAAAAAGGAATTCTATGATACTATAAACTATCGCTACCAT
It contains:
- a CDS encoding adenylate/guanylate cyclase domain-containing protein codes for the protein MIEYLMFGVILGIMVAIVYSIIEFLFDKLLSKILHLGLIVLFKSFIYFIFLVFSLTLVAHLAEGYINVDFPNHRGWWLTNRIFWMVTAYFIICSLLFSFLRIANNKFGKGVILNMILGRYRNPREVERILMFIDLKSSTTIAEELGHLKYSRFIQDCFYYLNRIITKYDAEIYQYVGDEAVITWKLKKGIKNLNCINLFFDYDRKIKKHSKYYIKKYGVVPEFKAGLHSGKIIIAEVGTVKKELAYHGDVINTTSRIQEQCNVYKESLLISEDLLKLINLSGKYQSISLGDELLEGKTEELKLHAVHRL